A window from Cytobacillus sp. FSL H8-0458 encodes these proteins:
- a CDS encoding flagellin, translating into MMQQVLQFLKKMRAQVRGLDQAAANAQDGISMLQTAEGALNETHSILQRVRELADQSANGTNTADDRKAIQDEVKQLKEEIDRIGNTTEFNTQKLLNGNLKSAGGATVGADTTTGSVVAKLSAGITTADASIDTNKPATADFVSEKITIDGTEIEVNWQNLTSEEQAVLTSVGTDSASRNAAKDLIVSKINEAIDASGANVEHVSGYLDAGKLVLQSGSKGVDSKIDISAGAGVLQQVMGTDVPTNGTAIYNGTTVASGEKFDIKVGDIALQVTTSGAITSGTTSMSATATQLQTDIKAAVDAYNTLQGKSSGDEGFIEEIKVNATKDGRLEIVSQSGAVSLADLAGKTSVSDLGLSKAQTEASGNGGMTFQIGANKGQTISFGINDMRSTALGISGVDVSTQAGASNALESLDKAIKSVSSERSKLGAVQNRLEHTINNLNTSSENLTAAESRIRDVDMAKEMMNQTKNSILSQAAQAMLAQANQQPQGVLQLLR; encoded by the coding sequence ATGATGCAGCAGGTCTTGCAATTTCTGAAAAAAATGCGTGCTCAAGTACGTGGTTTAGACCAAGCAGCAGCAAATGCTCAAGATGGTATCTCTATGCTCCAAACTGCTGAGGGTGCGTTAAATGAAACACATTCGATTCTTCAACGTGTTCGTGAACTAGCAGATCAATCAGCTAATGGTACAAACACTGCTGATGATCGTAAAGCAATCCAAGACGAAGTTAAGCAATTAAAAGAAGAAATTGACCGTATAGGAAATACAACTGAATTCAATACTCAAAAACTATTGAATGGTAACTTGAAATCTGCTGGCGGTGCTACAGTTGGAGCAGATACAACTACAGGTTCAGTAGTAGCTAAGTTGTCAGCGGGTATCACTACTGCAGATGCTTCTATTGATACCAATAAACCAGCAACAGCAGATTTTGTAAGTGAAAAAATTACTATAGATGGTACTGAAATTGAAGTTAATTGGCAAAACCTTACTAGTGAAGAGCAAGCTGTTTTAACTAGTGTAGGAACAGATAGTGCTTCAAGAAATGCCGCAAAAGATTTAATTGTTAGCAAAATTAATGAAGCAATTGATGCTTCAGGAGCTAATGTTGAACATGTTTCTGGTTATTTAGATGCTGGTAAATTAGTACTTCAAAGTGGTTCAAAGGGTGTTGATTCTAAGATTGATATTTCTGCAGGTGCAGGAGTATTGCAACAAGTTATGGGTACTGATGTTCCAACAAATGGTACTGCAATCTATAATGGAACTACAGTTGCAAGTGGAGAGAAATTTGATATTAAAGTTGGAGATATCGCATTACAAGTAACAACTTCAGGTGCTATTACTAGTGGAACAACTTCTATGTCGGCTACCGCTACTCAATTACAAACTGATATTAAAGCAGCAGTTGATGCGTATAATACACTTCAAGGAAAGTCATCTGGAGATGAAGGATTCATTGAAGAAATTAAGGTAAATGCCACTAAAGATGGCCGTCTTGAAATTGTAAGTCAATCTGGTGCAGTAAGCTTAGCGGATTTAGCAGGGAAAACATCTGTAAGTGATCTGGGTTTATCTAAGGCTCAAACAGAAGCATCAGGTAATGGTGGTATGACATTCCAAATTGGTGCTAACAAAGGCCAAACTATTAGTTTTGGAATTAACGATATGCGTTCAACTGCTCTTGGAATCTCTGGTGTAGATGTTTCAACACAAGCTGGAGCTTCCAATGCTCTTGAAAGCTTGGATAAAGCAATTAAATCAGTATCATCTGAACGTTCTAAACTAGGTGCTGTTCAAAACCGTTTAGAACATACCATCAATAACTTGAATACATCGTCTGAAAACTTAACAGCTGCGGAATCTCGTATCCGTGACGTTGATATGGCGAAAGAAATGATGAATCAAACAAAGAATTCAATTCTTTCTCAAGCAGCACAAGCAATGCTGGCTCAAGCAAATCAACAACCACAAGGTGTTCTACAGCTCCTTAGATAA
- the csrA gene encoding carbon storage regulator CsrA, with translation MLVLTRRLKESIMVGDDIEISILSIEGDQVKLGISAPKNVDIHRKEIYLSIQQENSSATQTDAGAIESLSSFFKKK, from the coding sequence ATGCTTGTACTCACAAGGAGACTTAAAGAATCGATCATGGTTGGTGATGATATTGAAATATCTATCCTCTCCATCGAAGGTGACCAGGTAAAGCTGGGCATCAGTGCGCCAAAAAATGTTGATATTCATAGGAAAGAAATATACCTATCTATTCAGCAGGAAAACAGCAGCGCAACGCAAACAGATGCTGGTGCGATTGAAAGTTTAAGCAGCTTTTTTAAAAAGAAATAA
- the fliS gene encoding flagellar export chaperone FliS yields the protein MAVSNPYQSYQQNSVNTASPGELTLMLYNGCLKFIHQAKKAIEEKNIEMKNTNIQKAQSIIQELMVTLNMDIEVSKNMMSLYDFMNRRLMEANIKNDASILAEVEDMVTEFRDTWKEVIQVNRQKQFSQGGTV from the coding sequence ATGGCAGTAAGCAATCCATATCAATCCTATCAGCAAAACTCAGTGAATACCGCATCTCCTGGAGAGCTGACACTGATGCTGTATAATGGGTGCCTTAAGTTTATTCATCAGGCGAAGAAAGCCATTGAAGAAAAGAATATTGAAATGAAAAATACCAATATCCAAAAGGCTCAATCTATTATTCAGGAGCTGATGGTCACATTAAATATGGACATCGAAGTTTCTAAAAATATGATGTCTTTATATGATTTCATGAATCGCAGATTAATGGAAGCTAACATTAAAAATGATGCTTCCATATTGGCTGAGGTGGAAGACATGGTCACCGAGTTCCGGGATACGTGGAAGGAAGTCATCCAGGTGAACCGCCAGAAGCAGTTCTCGCAGGGCGGTACAGTTTAG
- a CDS encoding YjfB family protein, with the protein MDIPLMSMVLSQGQVQQQASISVMKKAMDQAEGNAEFINKMMSGSHVQALQHTAQPHLGGHIDIKG; encoded by the coding sequence TTGGATATCCCCTTAATGTCTATGGTCTTATCCCAAGGCCAGGTCCAGCAGCAAGCATCCATCTCAGTTATGAAAAAAGCCATGGACCAGGCAGAAGGAAATGCGGAATTCATTAATAAGATGATGAGCGGGTCTCATGTACAGGCCCTCCAGCACACAGCCCAGCCCCACTTGGGCGGCCATATTGATATAAAAGGATGA
- the fliW gene encoding flagellar assembly protein FliW has product MNILTKFHGEQEIKIEEIIKFPSGIPGFLDEKEFYIIPLEGTDLFVLQSVKTTEVAFIVTDPFVLFPQYEFDLPEEALEKLEIQSDKDVATFAVLTVREPFQETTANLQAPLVINQTKKLGKQVILSQTPYQTKHKILTPQEQGGR; this is encoded by the coding sequence ATGAATATTTTAACGAAATTTCATGGTGAGCAAGAGATAAAAATAGAAGAGATTATTAAGTTTCCATCAGGGATACCGGGGTTTTTAGACGAGAAAGAATTTTATATTATTCCGCTTGAAGGTACAGACTTATTTGTGTTGCAGTCAGTCAAAACAACTGAGGTGGCTTTTATTGTTACAGATCCATTTGTTCTTTTTCCTCAGTATGAGTTTGATTTGCCAGAAGAGGCATTGGAAAAATTAGAAATCCAATCAGATAAAGATGTGGCTACCTTTGCGGTTTTGACAGTAAGAGAGCCGTTCCAGGAAACAACCGCTAACCTGCAGGCTCCATTAGTCATTAACCAAACAAAAAAACTGGGCAAACAAGTCATTCTTAGTCAAACACCTTACCAAACTAAGCATAAAATCCTGACACCTCAAGAACAGGGGGGGAGATAA
- the hpf gene encoding ribosome hibernation-promoting factor, HPF/YfiA family, with translation MNYNIRGENIEVTPAIREYVEKKIAKLERYFTETPDANVHVNLKTYNNNRSKVEVTIPMPNLVLRAEEDHDDMYAAIDLITDKLERQIRKHKTKVNRKFREKGNLTAVFAALENETEAPELDEEDNDLEVVRQKSFDLKPMDSEEAILQMNMLGHSFYVFTNAESNLTNVVYKRKDGRYGLIEAQ, from the coding sequence ATGAATTACAACATTCGTGGTGAAAACATTGAGGTAACTCCAGCAATTAGAGAGTACGTAGAGAAGAAAATTGCGAAGTTAGAAAGGTATTTTACTGAAACTCCTGATGCAAATGTACATGTAAATTTAAAAACGTATAACAATAACCGTTCTAAAGTGGAAGTAACGATTCCGATGCCGAACCTGGTTCTTCGTGCAGAGGAAGATCATGATGATATGTATGCAGCGATTGATCTGATTACAGATAAATTGGAGCGCCAAATCCGCAAACATAAAACAAAAGTGAACCGCAAATTCCGCGAGAAGGGCAATCTGACAGCTGTGTTTGCAGCATTGGAAAATGAGACAGAGGCACCTGAACTGGATGAGGAGGATAACGATCTTGAAGTTGTCCGCCAAAAGAGCTTCGATCTGAAGCCGATGGACAGTGAAGAGGCGATCCTGCAAATGAACATGCTGGGCCACAGCTTCTACGTGTTCACAAATGCAGAGTCTAATTTAACGAATGTAGTGTACAAGCGTAAAGACGGCCGCTATGGTCTGATTGAAGCACAATAA
- the flgL gene encoding flagellar hook-associated protein FlgL, translated as MRVTQSMLSNNMLRNLSNSYSRMDKLQDQISTQKKFTKPSDDPVAAMMGMNYRTDLNRIEQYTRNIGEVRNWVDSTDDALDKGVLALQRIRELTLQASNGTLEGDQRKAVAEEIKQLKEHLQNLGDTQVGGKYIFNGNQTNVRPSESVFQSGAIELEVFSGIKIPVNTEGKALFEDMLSDEGDIQKLITALETNDPAVGDMLDSVDKNIDNFLSARAQIGAKQNRVELMEDRLSQQEVFSTRILSDNEDIDMEKAIIELTTQESIHRAALSVGARIIQPSLTDFLR; from the coding sequence GTGCGCGTAACACAATCAATGCTATCAAATAACATGCTTCGAAATTTAAGCAACAGCTACAGCAGGATGGACAAGCTGCAGGATCAAATTTCTACGCAGAAGAAATTTACCAAGCCATCGGATGATCCAGTTGCTGCAATGATGGGGATGAACTATCGTACTGACTTAAACCGGATCGAGCAGTATACCCGCAATATTGGTGAAGTGAGAAACTGGGTCGATAGTACGGATGATGCTTTGGATAAAGGCGTTCTTGCACTGCAAAGAATTCGAGAACTTACACTTCAAGCCAGCAATGGCACTTTGGAGGGAGACCAGCGAAAAGCTGTTGCTGAAGAAATTAAACAGCTTAAAGAGCATCTGCAGAATCTCGGAGATACACAAGTTGGCGGAAAGTATATTTTTAACGGCAATCAGACAAATGTCCGTCCATCTGAATCAGTTTTTCAAAGTGGGGCTATTGAGCTTGAGGTTTTTTCAGGCATAAAAATTCCAGTGAACACTGAAGGAAAGGCTCTATTTGAGGATATGCTCAGCGATGAGGGAGATATCCAAAAGCTGATCACAGCTCTTGAAACGAATGATCCTGCTGTTGGGGATATGCTTGATTCTGTTGATAAAAACATAGATAATTTCTTGTCTGCACGTGCGCAAATTGGTGCCAAACAGAATCGTGTCGAGCTGATGGAGGACCGTCTTTCCCAGCAGGAAGTCTTCTCGACAAGAATCCTTTCCGATAATGAAGACATCGATATGGAAAAAGCCATCATTGAACTCACAACCCAGGAAAGTATCCATCGTGCCGCATTAAGTGTTGGGGCAAGAATCATACAGCCGAGCTTGACCGACTTTTTAAGATAA
- the flaG gene encoding flagellar protein FlaG, with product MIERLSSQNISLTSRSVHTNENSSEFRINEVNIEKPIQPKLNGQIKEEQLTEVVDSMNEFLQASHTSIKFVLHEELNEYYVTLVDDITQEVVKEIPSKKMLDMYAAMTEFVGLMVDKKI from the coding sequence ATGATAGAGCGTTTATCATCTCAAAATATCTCTCTTACATCTAGATCAGTACATACAAATGAAAATTCGAGCGAGTTTCGAATTAATGAAGTGAATATAGAAAAGCCTATTCAGCCAAAACTCAACGGCCAAATTAAGGAAGAACAGTTGACTGAAGTAGTCGACAGCATGAACGAGTTCTTACAGGCTTCCCATACATCGATAAAATTTGTTCTTCATGAAGAGTTAAATGAGTATTACGTAACATTAGTTGATGACATAACCCAGGAAGTAGTAAAGGAAATCCCCTCAAAGAAAATGCTGGATATGTACGCAGCCATGACGGAATTTGTTGGACTGATGGTAGATAAGAAGATTTAA
- a CDS encoding flagellin N-terminal helical domain-containing protein encodes MWDIYSRRKQTMRINHNIAALNTYRQLNSAAAGQSKSMEKLSSGLRINRAGDDAAGLAISEKNACSSTWFRPSSSKCSRWYLYAPNC; translated from the coding sequence ATGTGGGACATATACTCAAGGAGGAAACAAACAATGAGAATTAATCATAATATTGCGGCGCTTAATACTTATCGTCAGTTGAATAGTGCAGCTGCTGGACAATCTAAATCAATGGAGAAGTTATCTTCAGGACTTCGTATTAACCGTGCAGGAGATGATGCAGCAGGTCTTGCAATTTCTGAAAAAAATGCGTGCTCAAGTACGTGGTTTAGACCAAGCAGCAGCAAATGCTCAAGATGGTATCTCTATGCTCCAAACTGCTGA
- a CDS encoding flagellar protein FlgN: protein MSAEALTAAMEKLLKLHKSLYELAVKKTDIIKTGDMDALNQMLKDEQSHIAAISRLDQEREKAANSIVPMLESPTVSDCLNLLTQPDRLRLEAITEELAELVYELKEQNFLNQQLVHHSLQFVNVSMNLLRPQAENMNYGPPARKKSEKMNPGLFNSKV from the coding sequence ATGTCAGCCGAAGCTCTTACGGCAGCAATGGAGAAACTGCTAAAGCTTCATAAAAGCCTATATGAACTCGCAGTTAAAAAGACAGACATTATTAAGACCGGCGACATGGACGCCCTGAATCAGATGCTGAAGGATGAGCAGTCTCATATTGCGGCTATTAGCCGATTGGATCAAGAACGGGAGAAGGCAGCAAATTCCATCGTACCTATGCTGGAAAGCCCAACCGTATCAGATTGTTTAAATCTCCTCACGCAGCCTGATCGCCTCAGGCTGGAGGCTATCACAGAGGAGCTTGCTGAGCTGGTATATGAACTGAAAGAGCAGAATTTCCTAAACCAGCAGCTTGTTCATCATTCCCTTCAGTTTGTGAATGTCTCTATGAATCTATTAAGGCCGCAGGCGGAAAATATGAACTACGGTCCGCCTGCCAGAAAGAAATCTGAAAAGATGAATCCAGGACTTTTCAATTCGAAAGTGTAG
- a CDS encoding DUF6470 family protein, with protein sequence MNVPQIRLESNFIKMGLKIEKPVQEIEQPPAIQSIQQPKAILEIETIPGKLTIDQTKAREDVDLKSVGRRIEEFAQKGYQDWLKGLERRAAQGTELMKIEYGGSPIAYQAKENSEDPTRQFNIGWIPSHNSVKIQYEPVKVNIEAQPQKPKIEVEIRKPVHNYTPGKVSTEIIEKNSLSIDFINLTI encoded by the coding sequence ATGAACGTACCGCAAATCAGGCTGGAATCCAACTTTATCAAAATGGGGTTAAAAATAGAAAAACCGGTTCAGGAAATCGAACAGCCCCCTGCCATTCAATCCATCCAGCAGCCTAAAGCCATCCTGGAAATCGAAACAATCCCTGGTAAGCTGACTATCGATCAGACAAAGGCACGAGAGGACGTCGACCTAAAAAGTGTTGGCAGAAGAATAGAAGAGTTCGCCCAAAAGGGGTACCAGGATTGGCTGAAAGGGCTGGAGAGAAGAGCTGCACAGGGAACAGAGCTCATGAAAATTGAATACGGCGGCAGCCCTATCGCCTATCAGGCCAAGGAAAACAGTGAGGATCCTACACGGCAGTTTAATATTGGCTGGATACCTTCTCACAATAGTGTAAAGATTCAATACGAACCTGTAAAAGTAAACATTGAGGCCCAGCCGCAAAAGCCGAAGATTGAAGTTGAAATCAGAAAGCCGGTACATAACTATACGCCAGGTAAAGTCAGTACAGAGATTATTGAGAAAAATAGCCTAAGCATTGATTTTATCAATCTAACAATTTAG
- a CDS encoding flagellar protein FliT, whose protein sequence is MSSVQTFYDATQKLIALLEDTGLDRDAKISQVECLLENRQQAMAGMAPPYSDAEKDLGARLISLNAKVTQLMTREKLFIQKDIKDLSVKKESTGKYANPYQSIATDGMFYDKRK, encoded by the coding sequence GTGAGTTCGGTACAAACCTTCTATGATGCCACACAAAAGCTGATAGCATTACTTGAAGATACCGGGCTTGACCGTGATGCGAAAATCAGTCAGGTTGAATGTTTGCTTGAAAACCGCCAGCAGGCAATGGCTGGCATGGCTCCTCCATATTCAGACGCCGAAAAAGACTTGGGAGCCAGGCTCATAAGCCTAAATGCAAAAGTCACCCAGCTCATGACAAGGGAAAAGCTGTTTATCCAAAAAGACATCAAAGATTTAAGCGTTAAAAAGGAATCAACCGGAAAATATGCTAATCCCTATCAATCCATAGCAACTGATGGCATGTTTTATGATAAAAGAAAATAG
- the fliD gene encoding flagellar filament capping protein FliD, with protein sequence MVRIGGLASGMDIEQLVSDLMKAERMPLDKLKQKKQVLEWQRDDYRAMNSLLLDFRSELTKMKLTTSYRARLAASSNEASVTATVSSTAAQASYSISKVTHLASAETRVNGGSISASGKNIDTTKGLYAQESNFVYQGSHTDSNGNTVPGAWKNGAVLNKNINVTDPAAISFGDMSKVDLSELSSWSVKVNGVGFNALSEAELTAANRPLKENEVLVKEDGTMQFGKEPAKGSVIKIDYVATERTGSHAISSSTSSIQLPQGALNEVKSIKIKETTSGTSTEKTLSMGNIVNGEREILDDANKVVGTLNYETGKITFNADMQKPAEGSSTTMSLEIAYDHKYTAFSVDTSTSKGERHDSFLISGSESLNNVISKVNASSAGVNMFFDSATGQMTMTRTETGDFNKGGAEITTSGSLLNDVLRFKGAAVKEEGRNAEFVINGLATNRSSNTFEINGVTFTLKQTFEDKPVSINVSNDSTKVFDNIKAFVDKYNEMIDKIQKKTGEERYRSYTPLTDEQREQLSDKQQEQWEERAKSGLLRKDSTLQSVLSGMRMNFYQPVSNDLVSPLYNQLASIGIKTTSNYLEGGKLEIDEAALKKAIEDDPVSVENLFRGEGQTDGQRGIAHRLYDTVNAAMDKLKTKAGNSFSTNQQFTIGRELNDVGKRIDSFENKLKQVEDRYWRQFTAMEKAIQRSNEQSMFLMNQFSGGM encoded by the coding sequence ATGGTAAGAATCGGAGGTCTGGCGAGCGGAATGGATATTGAGCAGCTTGTATCAGATCTAATGAAGGCAGAACGGATGCCATTAGATAAATTGAAACAAAAAAAGCAGGTTTTAGAATGGCAGCGGGATGATTACCGGGCAATGAATTCATTGCTTTTGGATTTTAGAAGTGAATTAACAAAGATGAAACTAACTACTAGTTATCGTGCCAGGCTGGCAGCCTCTTCAAATGAAGCCTCGGTAACGGCCACGGTGAGCAGTACAGCTGCTCAGGCGTCTTATTCGATTTCAAAAGTTACACATTTAGCTAGCGCAGAGACTCGAGTAAATGGCGGCAGCATTTCAGCCAGCGGAAAAAACATAGACACAACAAAAGGACTGTATGCACAGGAAAGCAATTTTGTGTATCAAGGCAGCCATACAGATTCAAATGGAAACACTGTTCCCGGTGCTTGGAAAAATGGTGCAGTGTTGAATAAAAATATTAATGTGACCGATCCAGCTGCTATTAGCTTCGGTGATATGTCCAAAGTGGATCTAAGTGAACTTAGCTCCTGGAGTGTAAAGGTTAATGGAGTAGGTTTTAATGCGCTGAGTGAGGCAGAATTAACAGCGGCAAACCGTCCCTTAAAAGAGAATGAAGTGCTGGTAAAAGAAGATGGAACAATGCAATTCGGCAAGGAACCTGCAAAGGGAAGTGTCATTAAGATTGATTATGTGGCCACTGAACGGACGGGTTCACACGCTATTTCAAGCAGCACTTCTTCCATTCAATTGCCACAAGGTGCCTTGAACGAAGTGAAAAGCATTAAGATAAAGGAAACAACGTCTGGAACGTCCACTGAGAAAACTTTATCAATGGGCAATATCGTGAATGGAGAAAGAGAAATACTCGATGATGCCAATAAAGTGGTAGGCACCCTTAACTATGAAACAGGAAAAATCACGTTTAATGCTGATATGCAAAAACCGGCAGAGGGATCTAGTACAACGATGAGTCTGGAGATTGCTTATGACCACAAATACACTGCTTTTTCCGTAGATACCTCAACTTCTAAAGGGGAGCGTCATGACTCTTTCCTGATTTCAGGCAGTGAGTCTCTGAATAATGTTATCAGTAAAGTCAATGCTTCAAGCGCCGGTGTCAATATGTTTTTTGACAGTGCTACTGGTCAAATGACGATGACCCGCACAGAGACGGGTGATTTTAATAAAGGCGGGGCAGAGATCACGACAAGCGGAAGCTTACTGAATGATGTTCTGCGCTTTAAAGGGGCTGCGGTCAAAGAAGAAGGAAGAAACGCTGAATTTGTGATAAACGGATTGGCTACTAATCGGAGCTCAAATACGTTTGAAATAAATGGTGTCACCTTTACGCTTAAGCAGACGTTTGAAGATAAGCCGGTCAGCATCAATGTCAGCAATGATTCCACAAAGGTTTTTGATAATATCAAGGCATTTGTGGATAAATACAATGAAATGATTGATAAAATCCAGAAAAAAACGGGTGAAGAGCGTTATAGAAGCTATACCCCATTAACCGATGAACAGCGTGAGCAGCTTTCGGACAAGCAGCAGGAGCAATGGGAAGAGCGGGCTAAAAGCGGTCTCCTGCGCAAGGATTCTACGCTTCAGTCTGTTTTATCAGGGATGCGGATGAACTTTTACCAGCCTGTATCGAATGATCTTGTTTCTCCGCTTTATAATCAGCTGGCCAGTATTGGCATTAAAACGACCAGCAATTATTTAGAAGGCGGTAAGCTTGAAATTGATGAAGCTGCCCTGAAAAAAGCAATCGAAGATGATCCTGTGTCTGTTGAGAATCTTTTTCGAGGGGAAGGGCAGACAGACGGGCAAAGAGGGATTGCCCACAGGCTATATGATACCGTGAACGCTGCGATGGATAAATTGAAGACAAAAGCGGGAAACAGCTTCTCAACCAATCAGCAGTTTACCATCGGCAGGGAACTGAATGATGTAGGTAAGCGGATTGATAGTTTTGAAAATAAATTAAAGCAGGTTGAAGACCGTTACTGGCGCCAATTCACCGCCATGGAAAAAGCGATCCAGCGTTCCAATGAGCAGTCCATGTTCCTTATGAACCAATTTAGCGGGGGCATGTAA
- the flgM gene encoding flagellar biosynthesis anti-sigma factor FlgM — MKINNFGPSGVNPYKRQLNKLENAGKPARTASDKIEISSTAKEMQQVSQLSENRKAKVEELKIQVENGIYKINPKEVAKSIANFYSNK, encoded by the coding sequence ATGAAAATCAATAATTTTGGTCCTTCAGGCGTGAACCCGTACAAACGCCAACTGAACAAGCTTGAAAATGCAGGAAAACCAGCCAGAACGGCATCAGATAAAATTGAAATCAGCTCCACTGCAAAGGAAATGCAGCAGGTATCACAGCTGAGTGAAAACCGCAAAGCCAAGGTAGAAGAGCTCAAAATTCAGGTTGAGAACGGCATCTATAAAATCAATCCGAAAGAAGTCGCAAAAAGCATTGCTAATTTCTATTCGAATAAATAA
- the flgK gene encoding flagellar hook-associated protein FlgK, translating to MRSTFMGLETARRGMFTQQSALYTTGHNISNANTPGYTRQRINFAQTEPYPGVGMNRPQIPGQMGTGVEAGTVQRIRESFLDLQYRTENTKMGYYGAMSESLTKMEEIINEPSENGLHSTLEKFWNALQDLSSHTENTGARDVVAATGQMVADTLNYYHNSLSRVQEDIGNQVGVKVDEINAIVAQIDHLNKQIASVEPHGYLPNDLYDERDLLVDSLSQLVNVKVSGVVPNTYGDAKPMAAGLYNIEIVQKNGKSYNPPISLISVTKENGIVGTNKVELERNEESGLVTGLKIGSASFTQFETLSGELSGLINSYGYEAGGSAKGAYPEMLEKLNRMASAFAKEFNEIHKNGYAIGTDTISGLDFFEFDEKNPAQSMKVNQALLDDSSKIAAAAEKGGASGDNKNAQLLADLRKKSFSDYTSLSDDEKSKLNGSLDSYYSGIIGRLGVDSQSAKKDLKNSLVLADSVDRNRQSVSAVSLDEEMTNMIKFQHAYNASARNITVVDEMLDKIINGMGVVGR from the coding sequence ATGCGTTCAACTTTCATGGGACTTGAAACAGCCCGCCGCGGCATGTTCACCCAGCAAAGTGCTTTATATACAACAGGTCATAATATTTCAAATGCGAATACGCCGGGATACACCAGGCAGCGCATTAATTTCGCGCAAACCGAGCCTTATCCGGGCGTTGGCATGAACCGCCCGCAGATACCCGGTCAAATGGGAACGGGTGTTGAGGCGGGAACAGTTCAGAGAATAAGAGAATCATTCCTGGATCTGCAATATAGAACCGAAAACACAAAAATGGGCTATTATGGTGCCATGAGCGAGTCTTTAACCAAGATGGAAGAAATCATAAATGAACCGTCTGAGAATGGATTGCACAGTACGCTGGAAAAGTTCTGGAATGCTCTCCAGGATCTATCAAGCCATACTGAAAATACGGGAGCAAGAGATGTAGTGGCAGCCACCGGGCAGATGGTTGCGGATACGCTGAATTATTATCATAATTCCCTTTCGCGGGTTCAAGAGGATATTGGCAATCAGGTTGGCGTGAAAGTTGATGAAATTAATGCGATCGTCGCGCAAATTGATCATTTGAATAAGCAGATTGCCTCTGTTGAGCCACACGGATATCTGCCAAATGATCTTTATGATGAGCGGGACTTATTGGTAGATAGTCTTTCGCAATTGGTTAACGTGAAAGTGAGCGGTGTGGTTCCTAATACATATGGAGATGCCAAACCGATGGCAGCGGGCCTTTATAATATCGAGATTGTCCAAAAGAATGGGAAATCATATAATCCGCCTATTAGCCTCATTTCCGTGACAAAAGAGAACGGCATTGTGGGCACTAACAAGGTAGAGCTTGAAAGAAATGAAGAGAGCGGACTTGTAACAGGATTAAAGATTGGTTCCGCCTCCTTTACACAGTTTGAGACTTTGTCAGGTGAACTATCCGGCTTAATTAACAGCTATGGTTATGAAGCAGGTGGTTCTGCTAAGGGAGCTTACCCTGAAATGCTGGAGAAGCTGAATAGAATGGCGTCTGCTTTTGCTAAGGAATTCAATGAGATTCATAAGAATGGATATGCCATAGGGACAGATACTATCTCCGGATTGGACTTTTTCGAGTTTGATGAGAAAAATCCGGCACAAAGCATGAAAGTGAATCAAGCACTGCTTGATGACTCATCTAAAATTGCCGCCGCAGCCGAAAAAGGCGGAGCATCAGGTGATAACAAAAATGCTCAGCTGCTGGCTGATTTAAGGAAGAAGAGTTTTAGTGATTATACCTCCTTGTCTGATGATGAAAAATCAAAGTTGAATGGAAGCCTGGATTCTTATTATTCCGGGATTATTGGACGGTTAGGCGTAGACTCTCAGAGTGCTAAAAAGGATCTGAAAAACTCCCTTGTGCTGGCAGATTCAGTAGACCGGAACAGGCAATCCGTCAGTGCAGTCTCATTGGACGAAGAAATGACCAATATGATTAAATTCCAACATGCATACAATGCTTCAGCCCGAAATATAACAGTGGTAGATGAAATGCTCGATAAAATCATCAACGGCATGGGCGTTGTAGGCAGATAA